Proteins from a single region of Candidatus Binatia bacterium:
- a CDS encoding tripartite tricarboxylate transporter permease: MLDGLVSLGHAYLALLLSPTSLALGLAGALTGILVGCMPGLSATLCIALLTTLTVKLPANDAILILVCSYVGTLYGGSRSAILLNIPGTAANAASCADGHALALRGEAGRAIGIATSGAFCGTFFGVLCLAAFTPMLANVALSFGAQEFFWLALFGVTMSGTLVGNDPLKGWLMGALGLFVAQIGQEGIYAHDRFTFGFPALAGGIALIPALIGAFGFAEVLTRLADPVERKLLEMRDSIRPRFDEVARYWRTVLRSGAIGVLTGLMPGVGEDSGAWMSYAAAKATTKEPELFGKGSIDGLMAAETGDMSSIPGHMIPMLALGVPGSAPSAVLMAAIIIHGIQPGPMMMVEHPQFAYDMVAMTTLATVCILIFGLYLVRPLLYVLRVKHSVLMPIIFLMSVVGSYATAWRL, encoded by the coding sequence ATGCTCGACGGTTTAGTCTCACTGGGTCACGCGTATCTGGCACTCCTGCTCAGCCCGACGTCGCTCGCCCTCGGCTTGGCTGGCGCGCTGACCGGCATTCTCGTGGGCTGTATGCCGGGACTCTCCGCCACGCTTTGCATCGCACTGCTGACCACGCTCACAGTAAAGCTTCCCGCAAACGACGCCATTCTCATTCTCGTCTGCTCCTACGTCGGCACACTGTACGGTGGCTCGCGTTCGGCGATCCTGCTCAACATTCCGGGGACCGCCGCGAACGCAGCATCGTGCGCGGACGGCCACGCCCTTGCGTTGCGCGGCGAAGCCGGACGCGCGATCGGCATCGCCACGTCGGGCGCGTTTTGCGGCACGTTTTTCGGCGTGTTGTGCCTCGCGGCGTTCACGCCGATGCTGGCCAACGTCGCGCTGTCCTTCGGCGCCCAGGAGTTCTTCTGGCTCGCCCTGTTCGGCGTAACGATGTCGGGGACGCTCGTCGGCAACGACCCGCTCAAAGGCTGGTTGATGGGAGCGCTCGGTCTCTTCGTCGCGCAGATCGGACAGGAGGGAATCTATGCGCACGACCGATTCACCTTCGGCTTTCCCGCGCTCGCCGGCGGTATCGCACTCATCCCGGCGCTCATCGGGGCGTTCGGCTTTGCCGAAGTGCTGACCAGGCTGGCCGATCCGGTGGAGCGTAAACTCCTGGAAATGCGCGATTCGATCCGGCCGCGTTTTGACGAAGTCGCGCGCTACTGGCGCACCGTGCTGCGGTCCGGCGCGATCGGCGTGCTGACGGGCCTGATGCCGGGCGTCGGCGAGGATTCCGGGGCGTGGATGTCGTACGCCGCCGCAAAGGCCACGACCAAGGAGCCCGAGTTGTTCGGCAAAGGCTCCATCGACGGCCTGATGGCGGCCGAGACCGGCGACATGTCGTCGATCCCTGGGCACATGATTCCCATGCTGGCCCTGGGCGTGCCCGGCTCCGCGCCTTCCGCGGTGTTGATGGCAGCGATCATCATCCACGGGATCCAACCCGGCCCGATGATGATGGTCGAGCATCCGCAATTTGCCTATGACATGGTCGCGATGACGACGCTGGCGACCGTGTGCATCCTCATCTTCGGTCTCTATCTCGTGCGGCCGCTGCTCTACGTGCTGCGCGTCAAGCACAGCGTGCTGATGCCAATCATCTTCCTCATGTCAGTGGTCGGCTCCTACGCGACGGCATGGCGGCT
- a CDS encoding tripartite tricarboxylate transporter TctB family protein has translation MQSSRENSGLDGAARSAGSLITPRSDFIAALGWIAFGIAVAIGSWQMDRLENQDVPPYAVPGLLPFFLGLAIVFFSTLMLARAWRQGALAKDAIQAAGMSMAGRKRFLIVLSLCLTFGIVLVGHGLPFWLAGAIFVSATISVLQYPQRRAANQVLRGIALSIVIGLCAGFGVTLVFQEFFLVRLP, from the coding sequence ATGCAATCTTCCAGAGAAAATTCCGGCCTGGATGGGGCTGCTCGTTCGGCCGGGAGCCTCATAACGCCGCGGTCGGACTTCATTGCCGCGCTCGGCTGGATCGCATTCGGCATTGCGGTCGCCATCGGCTCCTGGCAAATGGATCGCCTAGAAAACCAGGACGTCCCTCCATATGCCGTTCCTGGTCTTCTGCCCTTCTTTCTCGGTCTTGCTATCGTCTTTTTCAGTACGCTGATGCTGGCGCGCGCCTGGAGACAGGGTGCGCTCGCCAAAGACGCGATTCAGGCAGCCGGCATGTCGATGGCCGGGCGCAAACGCTTCCTGATCGTGCTGAGCCTATGCCTGACGTTCGGCATCGTCCTGGTGGGTCACGGGCTGCCCTTCTGGCTCGCGGGCGCCATTTTCGTCTCCGCCACGATCTCCGTTCTGCAATACCCACAGCGCCGTGCCGCCAACCAGGTGCTGCGCGGAATCGCTCTGTCGATCGTGATCGGACTTTGTGCCGGCTTCGGTGTCACACTCGTTTTCCAGGAATTCTTCCTGGTGCGCCTTCCTTGA